A genomic region of Exiguobacterium oxidotolerans JCM 12280 contains the following coding sequences:
- a CDS encoding NADP-dependent oxidoreductase, translating into MGEQQIVLAERPEGRPTRETFRYESIELNAPDAGQVLLETLYISVDPYMRGRMNDARSYSQPFELGAPVQGGVVAKVIESRSDALKEGDIVVGMLDWATKLVVDAKTVRKIDASLAPVSTALGVLGMTGMTAYFGLLDIGNPQPGETVVVSAAAGAVGSIVGQIAKIKGARVVGIAGSDEKTTYLKEELWFDEVINYKTEDVGEALDRACPSGVDVYFENVGGEIGDAVIDRLNPFARIPVCGAISGYNEKENIGPRVQSKLIASRARMQGFLVGDYGKRFKEAAEQLGEWVSAGELKYEETIFEGFDNVPDAFLGLFDGSNTGKLLVKL; encoded by the coding sequence ATGGGAGAACAACAAATCGTTTTAGCAGAAAGACCGGAAGGACGTCCGACACGTGAAACGTTTCGGTATGAATCAATCGAACTAAACGCACCAGACGCAGGACAAGTCTTACTCGAGACACTCTACATTTCAGTTGATCCATACATGCGCGGGCGGATGAATGATGCACGTTCCTATTCACAACCATTCGAATTGGGTGCACCGGTTCAGGGAGGTGTCGTCGCGAAAGTCATCGAGTCACGTAGTGATGCTCTTAAAGAAGGGGATATCGTTGTCGGAATGCTCGACTGGGCAACGAAACTTGTTGTCGATGCAAAAACTGTTCGGAAAATTGATGCGTCGCTCGCACCTGTATCGACAGCGCTCGGCGTACTCGGTATGACAGGGATGACGGCTTACTTCGGTTTACTGGATATCGGTAACCCACAGCCAGGTGAAACGGTTGTCGTGTCGGCTGCGGCCGGGGCTGTCGGGTCAATCGTCGGTCAAATCGCTAAAATCAAAGGGGCTCGTGTCGTTGGCATCGCGGGTAGTGATGAAAAGACGACGTATCTAAAAGAAGAACTTTGGTTTGATGAAGTCATCAACTATAAAACGGAAGACGTCGGAGAAGCGCTCGACCGCGCATGTCCGAGTGGAGTGGACGTCTACTTTGAAAATGTCGGAGGCGAGATTGGGGACGCGGTCATCGACCGTTTGAATCCGTTTGCCCGTATTCCAGTCTGTGGCGCGATTTCTGGATACAATGAAAAAGAGAACATCGGACCGCGCGTTCAATCAAAATTGATTGCTTCACGGGCGCGGATGCAAGGCTTCTTAGTCGGGGATTATGGAAAACGTTTCAAGGAAGCAGCAGAACAGTTAGGCGAATGGGTCAGTGCTGGTGAATTGAAATATGAGGAAACAATTTTTGAAGGGTTCGACAATGTTCCAGATGCATTCTTAGGTCTGTTCGATGGTTCGAACACAGGAAAGTTACTCGTGAAACTGTAA
- a CDS encoding glycosyltransferase yields the protein MNGQQWKRKVTQQLGWVRAEQQRLKTEPAASSTAFETLQRLESLGTAKTIRPSNKPVETKTKRYQEESNQQLLDTIDYQAISLRSQSRYYEPRPLEVAVVCSEFMHAYYQDAFHLHYVNADTFEDVFSRKIDLFLVITSWKGLQGDDWKGVATPKSKKRTLLLQMMREVKQQGIPVVFQSTEDPSNFDRFSELAKQADYVLTSDEAMLPEYQVLCGHDRIEAVSFGVNPLIHNPLGATRSRKNHVLFAGSWMAKYPERVKDTEVLFDGVMSSSHQLDIVDRNYHLGLPDYHFPDRYVKRVAPAIPYDALQQVSKCYDWVLNLNSIKYSKTMCARRIFESQALGNLIISNYSIAVNNLFPNVFTVHDQQEIKAIVDRTSEEDIERLRAEGIRSVMSSHTVFDRVDQLARMLKLNQQQPARRLLVVLRNPTPALEQQIAKQSIEPDTICHLSELTAAEYRQADLVALLDGGESYGEYYLEDLRNGFKFADADIVRKSLSGQVAYEVLETSGADTGAMVWREHVPFEQFVSGTLSGRTLMMDCFEWNEQHQTKALVAPVLSVVVPIYNNGHHLMYKCFASLKRMDRFDETEIVLVDDGSTDFGTIQAVERIARRHGNVTTYFFETGGSGSASRPRNKGVELARADRVAFLDPDNEVLSDRYAELLDELDQDATLDFAVGHMKKLAEKTSIIALPTIRKKGRTVCENPRAYLLEHRFAVQSIQALVVKRDFLVKHQLEQVVGAVGQDSLFFQEMMLRAERVLLVNRVVHYYYAAVAGSTVNSLTVRFFERSVIRERARAEKFAKYGVLDQYKTKRFEHFFEHWYLVKLRQCSDKDFGPSVASLRTIVGFYEPIQLTTPLVRQFVELADAGKTDAIQELLVEEVTA from the coding sequence GTGAATGGACAACAGTGGAAAAGAAAAGTAACGCAACAGCTAGGTTGGGTTCGTGCTGAGCAACAGCGATTGAAGACGGAACCAGCAGCGAGTTCGACTGCGTTCGAAACATTACAACGATTAGAATCATTAGGAACTGCTAAGACGATTCGTCCGTCAAACAAGCCGGTTGAGACAAAAACGAAGCGCTATCAAGAAGAGAGTAATCAACAATTACTCGATACGATTGATTACCAAGCGATTTCGCTGCGGAGTCAGTCACGTTACTATGAGCCGCGACCACTGGAAGTAGCTGTCGTCTGTTCCGAGTTCATGCATGCCTATTATCAAGATGCCTTTCATCTCCATTACGTGAACGCAGACACATTTGAGGATGTCTTTAGTCGTAAAATCGATCTCTTTTTAGTCATCACGTCATGGAAAGGCTTGCAAGGGGATGACTGGAAAGGGGTCGCGACACCGAAATCGAAAAAAAGAACATTACTCCTCCAGATGATGCGAGAGGTGAAACAACAAGGGATTCCGGTCGTCTTCCAGTCGACGGAAGACCCGAGTAACTTCGATCGTTTCAGTGAGCTGGCAAAACAAGCCGATTATGTGCTGACGTCAGACGAAGCGATGCTTCCGGAATATCAAGTGCTTTGTGGTCATGACCGGATTGAAGCGGTCTCGTTCGGTGTGAATCCGCTGATCCATAATCCGCTTGGCGCAACCCGAAGCCGGAAAAATCATGTCTTGTTCGCCGGGAGCTGGATGGCGAAGTATCCAGAACGTGTCAAGGATACGGAAGTGCTGTTCGATGGGGTGATGAGCTCATCGCATCAGCTCGATATCGTCGACCGCAACTATCACCTCGGCTTACCGGACTATCATTTCCCGGACCGGTACGTCAAACGGGTTGCCCCTGCGATTCCGTATGATGCGCTTCAGCAAGTGAGCAAATGTTACGACTGGGTGTTGAATCTCAATAGCATCAAATACAGTAAAACGATGTGTGCGCGCCGGATTTTTGAATCGCAGGCACTTGGGAATTTAATCATTTCGAATTATAGTATCGCCGTCAACAACCTGTTTCCAAACGTATTTACAGTTCACGATCAACAGGAAATCAAAGCAATCGTCGATCGAACATCTGAAGAAGACATTGAGCGATTGCGTGCTGAAGGAATTCGTTCTGTCATGTCGAGTCACACGGTGTTTGACCGGGTCGATCAATTGGCGCGGATGCTGAAACTCAATCAACAACAACCGGCGCGTCGCCTGCTCGTCGTCTTACGCAATCCGACACCGGCACTTGAACAGCAGATTGCCAAGCAATCGATTGAACCGGATACTATTTGTCACTTGTCTGAACTGACGGCTGCGGAATATAGACAAGCCGATCTTGTTGCCCTGCTCGACGGAGGCGAGTCGTACGGGGAATATTACCTCGAAGATTTACGCAACGGCTTTAAGTTTGCCGATGCTGATATCGTCCGGAAATCGCTCAGCGGACAAGTCGCTTATGAAGTCCTTGAGACGTCAGGCGCAGACACCGGAGCGATGGTCTGGCGGGAGCATGTCCCGTTTGAACAGTTTGTCAGCGGAACGTTATCTGGACGGACGCTCATGATGGATTGCTTCGAATGGAATGAACAGCATCAGACGAAAGCACTTGTTGCCCCTGTTTTGTCCGTCGTCGTGCCGATTTACAATAACGGACATCATTTGATGTATAAGTGTTTTGCGAGTTTAAAGCGGATGGATCGCTTCGATGAGACAGAAATCGTTCTTGTCGATGATGGATCGACGGATTTCGGGACGATTCAAGCCGTCGAACGAATTGCACGACGACATGGGAACGTGACGACCTACTTCTTTGAAACAGGGGGAAGCGGAAGTGCATCACGTCCTCGTAACAAAGGCGTCGAACTGGCGCGTGCCGATCGGGTGGCCTTTTTGGATCCGGACAATGAAGTGCTCAGTGACCGTTATGCGGAGCTGTTAGATGAACTTGATCAAGATGCTACGCTCGATTTTGCCGTCGGTCATATGAAAAAGCTGGCCGAGAAGACGAGCATCATCGCCTTACCGACGATTCGAAAAAAGGGGCGAACGGTTTGTGAAAATCCTCGTGCTTACTTACTTGAACATCGTTTTGCCGTCCAAAGTATTCAAGCATTGGTCGTCAAGCGCGATTTCCTCGTCAAGCATCAATTGGAACAGGTCGTCGGAGCTGTCGGTCAAGATTCACTGTTTTTCCAAGAAATGATGTTACGGGCGGAACGTGTTCTGCTTGTGAACCGCGTCGTGCATTATTATTACGCAGCAGTCGCCGGTTCGACCGTTAACTCTTTGACGGTCCGGTTCTTTGAGCGCAGTGTTATCCGGGAACGGGCACGAGCAGAGAAGTTTGCGAAATATGGTGTACTCGACCAATACAAGACGAAACGTTTTGAACATTTCTTTGAACACTGGTATTTGGTCAAGTTGCGACAATGTAG